From Anopheles arabiensis isolate DONGOLA chromosome 3, AaraD3, whole genome shotgun sequence, a single genomic window includes:
- the LOC120904363 gene encoding leucine-rich repeat-containing protein 15-like — translation MITKRLLRVSLLVLMTTCASGNSCTVKKLSSIQSVAACPGFNVQLTLYTNRHQLEVTCSEKPNFELLRNLPNLQSFAFKELAYQDCPLPVGNQSLVELLSVFLNLTELSSIQRLFFVDNAKFSDQTSLDPQLFASLPKLQVLSMKNSSRMPLDNPQLFKHLPSLTWLDLRQGDGGNRTNKALLHPLSQLITLELMENDLTTLSAEFVSDLPSLESLTLYHNQLEHIEQFAELPSLTSLDLTYNQLMTLREDVFDRLPSLANLYLEWNMFTGLPTGLLKHNSKLTVFHADNQHSSGLVLGDKLFAGLTMLQNVSVSNCKITMLPEGLFIGATKLSKVDLSGNRLQSVPENLFRDSPNLKELNLQNNELLKMLPDTLLRGTTQLRILILGPNQTNNHINNND, via the coding sequence atgATCACGAAACGGTTGTTGCGTGTGTCTCTGCTGGTTTTAATGACGACATGCGCCAGCGGCAATAGTTGCACCGTTAAAAAGCTGTCGAGCATCCAATCAGTAGCTGCATGTCCAGGATTCAATGTTCAACTTACGCTGTATACAAACCGTCACCAGCTGGAAGTGACTTGTTCCGAGAAACCCAATTTTGAACTGCTTCGTAATCTTCCCAATCTACAAAGCTTCGCGTTCAAAGAGCTGGCCTATCAGGACTGTCCACTCCCGGTCGGCAATCAATCGCTTGTGGAACTGCTCTCAGTATTTCTCAACCTCACCGAACTATCCTCCATCCAAAGGTTATTCTTCGTCGATAATGCGAAATTTTCCGACCAAACATCACTTGATCCACAGCTCTTTGCCAGCCTGCCCAAACTACAGGTACTGTCGATGAAAAATTCCTCCCGCATGCCGCTCGACAATCCACAGCTGTTCAAGCACTTGCCCAGCTTAACGTGGCTCGATCTGCGCCAAGGTGACGGTGGTAATCGTACCAATAAGGCATTGTTACACCCACTGAGTCAACTGATCACGCTCGAGTTGATGGAAAATGACCTGACCACCCTATCTGCTGAGTTTGTTTCCGATTTGCCCAGCCTTGAATCATTGACGTTGTACCACAATCAGTTGGAGCATATCGAACAGTTTGCTGAGCTGCCAAGTCTGACTTCATTAGACCTAACCTATAACCAGCTGATGACACTGCGGGAGGACGTGTTCGATAGGTTGCCTAGCCTTGCAAACCTCTATCTGGAGTGGAACATGTTCACAGGCCTACCAACCGGACTGTTAAAACATAACAGCAAGCTTACGGTATTTCATGCAGACAATCAGCATAGTTCCGGACTGGTGCTGGGTGATAAACTGTTCGCAGGACTAACGATGCTTCAGAATGTGTCTGTATCGAACTGTAAAATAACCATGCTTCCAGAAGGACTCTTTATTGGAGCTACCAAGTTAAGCAAAGTTGACCTCAGCGGCAACCGGCTGCAAAGTGTTCCGGAGAATCTATTTCGTGATTCACCTAACTTAAAGGAGCtcaatttacaaaacaacgaGTTATTGAAGATGCTGCCTGACACACTGTTGCGGGGTACCACTCAACTGCGCATTCTTATCCTTGGCCCTAACCAAACTAACAACCATATCAACAACAATGATTGA